One window of Candidatus Methylocalor cossyra genomic DNA carries:
- a CDS encoding enolase C-terminal domain-like protein, with protein sequence MDNPKAPIDTLAVAAYRLPTDRPEADGTYRWDSTTLVVVHAAAAGQVGLGYTYAGRAVAEIVRDHLAGAVIGRDALLVGACWEAMAWAVRNQGRPGQCAMAIAAVDVALWDLKARLLGLPLARLLGSIRDGVPVYGSGGFTSYSLAQLQEQLAGWVKAGIGRVKMKVGSQPELDPERVSAAAEAIGPEAELFVDANGAYARKQALAMAELFADAGVSWFEEPVSSDDLEGLRLLRDRSPAGMDIAAGEYGYDAFYFRRLLEAGAVDVLQADASRCGGITGFLRAADLAWAHHLPLSSHTAPALHLHVACAAPRLRHCEYFHDHARIEERLFDGVVKPVRGILRPDWSRPGMGLELKRKEAERFAL encoded by the coding sequence ATGGACAACCCCAAAGCCCCCATCGACACGCTCGCCGTAGCGGCCTACCGTCTCCCCACCGACCGTCCGGAGGCGGACGGCACCTACCGCTGGGATTCGACGACCTTGGTCGTGGTCCACGCCGCCGCGGCGGGACAGGTGGGGCTCGGCTACACCTATGCGGGCCGGGCGGTGGCGGAGATTGTGCGGGACCATCTGGCGGGGGCGGTGATTGGGCGCGACGCCTTGCTGGTGGGCGCCTGTTGGGAGGCGATGGCCTGGGCGGTGCGCAACCAGGGCCGTCCCGGGCAATGCGCCATGGCCATCGCCGCCGTGGACGTGGCGCTGTGGGATCTCAAGGCCCGCCTGCTGGGACTGCCCCTGGCTAGGCTGCTCGGGTCGATCCGCGACGGCGTGCCGGTATACGGCAGCGGCGGCTTCACCTCCTATTCTCTGGCCCAGCTGCAGGAACAGCTGGCGGGCTGGGTAAAGGCGGGGATCGGCCGGGTCAAGATGAAGGTCGGCAGCCAGCCGGAGCTCGACCCGGAGCGGGTGAGCGCCGCGGCCGAGGCCATCGGCCCCGAGGCCGAGCTGTTCGTAGATGCCAACGGCGCCTACGCCCGCAAGCAAGCCCTAGCCATGGCCGAGCTGTTCGCCGATGCGGGCGTATCGTGGTTCGAGGAACCGGTCTCATCGGACGACCTGGAAGGACTCCGGCTGCTCCGCGACCGAAGCCCCGCCGGTATGGACATCGCCGCCGGCGAGTACGGCTACGACGCCTTTTATTTCCGCCGCCTGTTGGAGGCCGGTGCGGTGGACGTGCTCCAGGCCGACGCCAGCCGCTGCGGCGGGATCACCGGCTTCCTACGCGCCGCCGATCTGGCCTGGGCCCATCACCTTCCCCTGTCGTCCCACACCGCGCCCGCCCTCCACCTCCATGTGGCCTGCGCGGCGCCAAGGTTACGCCATTGCGAATACTTCCACGATCATGCCCGCATCGAGGAGCGGCTGTTCGACGGAGTGGTAAAGCCGGTCCGGGGCATCCTGCGTCCCGATTGGTCGCGGCCTGGTATGGGTTTGGAGTTGAAACGCAAGGAAGCGGAGAGGTTTGCCCTATGA
- a CDS encoding FAD-binding and (Fe-S)-binding domain-containing protein, with product MSLETDAPVTRAASFPTEAARALAADLRRRIRGEVRFDDGSRALYATDGSNYRQVPIGVVIPQTVEEVIETVAVCRAHGAPITARGGGTSLAGQCCNAAVILDLSKYLRRLLSLDPAQRKAVVEPGCVLDFLREQAERHGLTFGPDPSTHDHNTLGGMIGNNSCGVHSVMAGRTADNVHTLEVLTYDGLRLSVGPTAEAELDRLAREGGRRGAIYAGLRRLRDRYAGLIRERFPKIPRRVSGYALEQLLPENGCNIARALVGSEGTCVVVLKAELRLVPSPPARSLLVLGYPDVFQAGDQVPEILDHAPIGLEGMDALLIRSMQTMRLHPDELNLLPEGGGWLLVEFGGQTKEESDAKARRLMTALKGGTVRPSMKLYDDPRQERLLWEVREAGLAATAHVPGHRVAWEGWEDSAVPPAKVGAYLRDFRTLLDRYGYECALYGHFGGGCIHVRIDFDLFTREGIERYKAFTDDAADLVLSYGGSLSGEHGDGQSRADLLPKMYGPELVQAFREFKRLWDPDNRMNPGKLVDPYPRDANLRLGADFQPPKLDTVFTYPAAQGPFDMLRCVGVGSCRRPKGGVMCPSYMGTLEEKHSTRGRARLLFEMLHGLTHPQDPLRDGWRSQAVREALDLCLACKGCVRDCPVKVDMATYKAEFYHHYYRGRLRPRAAYAMGLIHWWARAAAWAPGLVNTVLATPGLSETLQWLGGLSRERRFPRFARQTFRARFQRPSIPSDGTGTVLLWPDTFNNHWQPDNLEAAWSVLEAAGYRVVLPDRPLCCARPLFAWGFLDLAKHQLRACLDALTPALEAGIPVVGLEPACVAAFRDELVKLYPNDPRAIRLAKQSFLLGEFLAREDGYRPPKLERKALVQVHCNQHAVIGTRGDERLMAAMGLDYQLLDSGCCGMAGPFGFEADHCGLSLKIGERVLLPAVRSADPDTLIIADGFSCREQIAQATPRRALHLSQVLACAARGQIP from the coding sequence ATGAGCTTGGAAACCGATGCTCCCGTCACCAGGGCGGCGTCCTTCCCCACCGAGGCGGCCCGAGCCCTCGCCGCTGACCTTCGGCGGCGCATCCGCGGCGAGGTGCGGTTCGATGACGGGAGCCGGGCGCTTTATGCCACCGACGGCTCTAACTACCGGCAGGTGCCGATCGGCGTGGTGATTCCCCAGACGGTGGAGGAGGTGATCGAGACCGTTGCCGTTTGCCGCGCCCACGGCGCACCCATCACCGCGCGCGGCGGCGGCACCAGCCTGGCCGGGCAATGCTGCAATGCCGCCGTCATCCTCGACCTATCCAAGTACCTGCGCCGCCTCTTGTCCCTCGATCCCGCCCAGCGGAAGGCGGTCGTGGAGCCGGGCTGCGTGCTCGACTTTCTGCGGGAACAGGCGGAACGGCACGGCCTTACCTTTGGTCCCGACCCGTCGACCCACGACCATAACACCCTGGGCGGCATGATCGGCAACAACTCCTGCGGGGTACACTCGGTGATGGCCGGCCGTACTGCCGACAACGTCCATACCCTGGAGGTGCTCACCTACGATGGCCTGCGCCTGTCGGTAGGCCCCACGGCCGAAGCCGAGCTGGACCGTCTCGCCCGGGAAGGCGGCCGACGCGGCGCGATCTACGCCGGCCTCCGGCGCCTCCGCGATCGTTACGCCGGATTGATTCGGGAGCGCTTTCCCAAGATACCTCGCCGCGTGTCCGGGTACGCCCTGGAACAGCTGCTTCCGGAGAACGGCTGCAACATCGCCCGCGCCCTCGTGGGTAGCGAGGGCACCTGCGTGGTGGTACTGAAGGCCGAGCTCCGGCTGGTACCCAGCCCGCCCGCCCGCTCACTCCTGGTACTGGGCTATCCGGACGTGTTCCAGGCCGGCGACCAGGTGCCCGAGATCCTCGACCACGCGCCCATCGGTCTCGAGGGCATGGACGCGCTGTTGATCCGGTCCATGCAGACCATGCGCTTGCACCCGGACGAGCTGAACCTGTTACCCGAGGGCGGCGGCTGGCTGCTGGTGGAGTTCGGCGGCCAAACCAAAGAGGAATCGGACGCCAAAGCCCGCCGGCTGATGACCGCCCTCAAGGGCGGAACTGTCCGACCCAGCATGAAGCTGTACGACGACCCCCGCCAAGAACGCCTGTTGTGGGAGGTGCGGGAGGCGGGGTTGGCCGCCACCGCCCACGTACCGGGGCACCGGGTGGCCTGGGAGGGCTGGGAGGATTCCGCGGTGCCGCCGGCCAAGGTGGGGGCGTATCTGCGCGACTTTCGCACCCTTCTCGATCGTTACGGCTATGAATGCGCTCTCTACGGCCACTTCGGCGGCGGCTGTATCCACGTGCGCATCGATTTTGACCTATTCACCCGGGAGGGCATCGAGCGCTACAAAGCCTTCACCGACGACGCTGCCGATCTGGTGCTCAGCTACGGAGGGTCGCTGTCCGGCGAGCACGGCGACGGCCAGTCCCGAGCCGATCTCCTGCCCAAGATGTACGGGCCCGAGCTGGTGCAGGCGTTCCGCGAGTTCAAACGGCTCTGGGATCCGGACAATCGGATGAACCCCGGCAAACTGGTCGATCCCTACCCGCGCGATGCCAACCTGCGGCTGGGTGCGGATTTCCAGCCGCCCAAACTGGACACGGTGTTCACCTATCCCGCGGCACAGGGCCCCTTTGACATGCTGCGCTGCGTCGGGGTAGGCAGCTGTCGGCGCCCGAAGGGGGGCGTCATGTGCCCGAGCTATATGGGCACCCTGGAGGAAAAGCACTCCACCCGCGGCCGCGCCCGGCTGTTGTTCGAAATGCTGCACGGCCTCACCCACCCCCAGGATCCCCTGCGGGACGGTTGGCGGAGCCAGGCGGTGCGGGAGGCCCTGGATCTCTGCCTGGCCTGCAAGGGCTGCGTTCGGGACTGCCCGGTGAAAGTGGACATGGCGACCTACAAGGCCGAGTTCTACCACCATTACTATCGGGGCCGGCTGCGGCCGCGCGCGGCGTACGCCATGGGGCTGATCCACTGGTGGGCGCGGGCGGCGGCCTGGGCGCCCGGGCTGGTCAATACCGTGCTTGCCACCCCGGGACTTAGCGAGACTCTCCAATGGCTGGGGGGCCTGTCCCGCGAACGCCGCTTCCCCCGCTTTGCGCGGCAGACCTTCCGGGCCCGCTTCCAGCGCCCTTCGATCCCGAGCGACGGCACTGGCACGGTGCTGCTGTGGCCGGACACCTTCAACAACCATTGGCAGCCGGATAACCTCGAGGCGGCGTGGTCGGTGCTGGAAGCGGCAGGTTACCGCGTGGTGCTGCCGGACCGCCCGCTGTGCTGCGCCCGGCCGCTGTTCGCCTGGGGCTTCCTCGATCTCGCCAAGCACCAACTGCGCGCCTGCTTAGACGCCCTGACCCCGGCGCTCGAGGCCGGCATCCCGGTGGTGGGACTCGAACCCGCCTGTGTGGCCGCGTTCCGGGACGAACTGGTCAAGCTCTATCCCAACGACCCGCGCGCCATCCGCCTGGCGAAGCAGAGCTTCCTCCTGGGCGAATTCCTGGCCCGGGAGGATGGCTATCGGCCCCCGAAGCTGGAGCGCAAGGCGCTGGTGCAGGTACATTGCAACCAGCACGCCGTGATCGGCACCCGCGGCGACGAACGGCTGATGGCGGCCATGGGCCTCGATTACCAGCTGCTCGATTCCGGCTGCTGCGGCATGGCCGGGCCGTTCGGTTTCGAAGCCGATCACTGCGGGCTTTCGCTCAAAATCGGCGAACGGGTTCTGCTGCCCGCGGTCCGCTCGGCCGATCCCGATACCCTGATCATCGCCGACGGCTTCAGCTGCCGCGAGCAGATCGCCCAGGCCACCCCGCGCCGGGCGCTCCATCTCTCCCAGGTGCTGGCCTGCGCGGCACGGGGCCAAATCCCATGA
- a CDS encoding sensory rhodopsin transducer, translated as MTPAPGRTLWAIAEGYIPPAGSDAGRALESHETVCILNAGDTDAEIAITIFFADREPKGPYRFTIPARRTRHLRFNDFVTPEPIPRGIDYASLIESSVPVVVQHTRLDSRQAELALLSTVAYPAA; from the coding sequence ATGACCCCGGCGCCGGGCAGGACCCTTTGGGCTATCGCCGAAGGCTACATCCCGCCGGCCGGCAGCGACGCCGGGCGGGCGTTGGAGAGCCACGAAACGGTGTGTATCCTCAATGCCGGCGATACCGATGCGGAGATCGCCATCACGATCTTCTTCGCCGACCGCGAGCCAAAGGGACCCTATCGGTTCACGATTCCAGCCCGCCGCACCCGCCACCTCCGCTTTAACGATTTCGTCACCCCGGAACCTATTCCGCGGGGCATCGACTACGCCAGTCTGATCGAATCCAGTGTGCCGGTCGTGGTGCAGCACACTCGCTTGGATTCCCGGCAGGCGGAACTGGCCCTGTTGTCCACCGTGGCCTATCCCGCCGCCTAA
- a CDS encoding glycoside hydrolase family 15 protein yields the protein MTGPSLRYPPLADYGYIADCHASALVSKEGSIDWCCLPRIDSKSCFGRLLDWEAGGYCQIAPLQDHASARRYLPDTLVLETSFRTDTGEARLLDCFTMRQGGARHPHRQLLRVLEGIRGTMEFRLDIVPRFDYGAVQPWIRRFRRGASEFFVALGGSNGLLISSSVPLVMERRHDLVGRCRLEAGQRLYLSLLWRAPEELDEGRVDPPDGATLARRLDATIAWWRAWSARGRTDIPYGALARRSALVLKGLSHAPTGAIAAAPTTSLPEAPGGPRNWDYRYSWVRDSCFAVNALAGLGYVAEADGFRRFIERSAAGSAEDLQILFGVGGERRLHEYALLELEGYRRARPVRIGNAAELQVQLDVYGELLELAWRWHQRGQSPDADYREFLVGLVNAAARSWTLPDRGIWEMRGAPRHFVQSKAMCWAALDRGIKLLKELGPEGPIAAWQGVRREIRDSIERHGYDPQRGVFIQAYGVPDLDAALLLLPTVGFVAFDDERMVRTTDAIQEALDDDGLIRRYPPGNDGLEGREGAFLACSFWLAECLARQNRLPEAHRVLRRALATGNELGLFAEEYDTRTGEMLGNFPQGFTHLSLISAVVALSDMQGHPPAVRQNTEQRRY from the coding sequence GTGACCGGGCCTTCCCTCCGTTACCCGCCCCTCGCCGATTACGGCTACATCGCCGATTGCCATGCCTCGGCCTTGGTGTCAAAAGAGGGGTCCATCGATTGGTGCTGCCTGCCCAGGATCGATTCCAAGAGTTGTTTCGGTCGGCTGTTGGACTGGGAGGCCGGGGGCTATTGCCAGATCGCCCCGCTTCAGGACCATGCCAGCGCGCGCCGCTACCTGCCGGATACGCTGGTGTTGGAGACAAGCTTCCGCACCGACACGGGGGAGGCCCGCCTGCTCGACTGTTTCACCATGCGCCAGGGCGGGGCCCGCCATCCTCATCGGCAACTCCTCAGGGTGCTGGAAGGCATCCGCGGGACGATGGAATTTCGCCTCGACATCGTGCCCCGCTTCGATTACGGGGCGGTCCAACCGTGGATTCGGCGTTTTCGGCGCGGGGCCTCGGAGTTTTTCGTGGCGTTGGGTGGCAGTAACGGCCTGCTCATCTCCAGTAGCGTCCCTTTGGTGATGGAACGGCGCCACGACTTAGTGGGGCGCTGCCGGCTGGAGGCCGGCCAAAGGCTGTATTTGTCTTTGCTGTGGCGAGCGCCTGAAGAACTGGACGAAGGCCGGGTGGACCCGCCGGATGGGGCCACCCTCGCGCGCCGCCTCGACGCGACCATCGCCTGGTGGCGCGCCTGGAGCGCCCGGGGTCGGACCGACATCCCCTACGGGGCGCTGGCCCGGCGCTCCGCCCTGGTGCTCAAGGGGCTTTCCCATGCCCCCACCGGCGCCATCGCCGCAGCCCCGACCACCTCCCTGCCCGAGGCGCCGGGCGGCCCTCGGAACTGGGACTACCGTTACAGTTGGGTGCGGGATTCCTGCTTCGCCGTCAACGCCCTGGCGGGTTTGGGCTATGTGGCGGAGGCGGACGGCTTTCGCCGCTTCATTGAACGCAGCGCAGCGGGTAGCGCCGAGGACTTGCAGATCCTGTTCGGGGTTGGGGGCGAGCGGCGCTTGCACGAATACGCGCTTTTGGAATTGGAAGGCTATCGGCGGGCGCGGCCGGTGAGGATCGGGAACGCCGCCGAGCTGCAAGTGCAGCTGGACGTGTACGGCGAACTGTTGGAACTGGCATGGCGTTGGCACCAACGGGGCCAATCGCCGGACGCCGACTACCGGGAGTTCCTGGTCGGGCTCGTGAACGCGGCGGCGCGATCCTGGACCTTGCCGGACCGGGGAATCTGGGAGATGCGCGGCGCTCCGCGCCACTTCGTGCAATCCAAGGCGATGTGCTGGGCCGCCCTGGACCGGGGAATCAAGCTGCTTAAGGAACTGGGGCCCGAGGGACCTATCGCCGCCTGGCAAGGGGTACGAAGGGAAATCCGGGACTCCATCGAGCGGCATGGCTATGACCCACAGCGGGGGGTGTTCATCCAGGCCTACGGCGTGCCCGATCTGGATGCCGCTCTGTTGCTGCTGCCCACCGTGGGGTTCGTGGCGTTCGACGATGAACGGATGGTTCGCACCACCGACGCCATCCAGGAAGCCCTGGACGATGACGGCCTGATCCGCCGCTATCCGCCTGGTAACGATGGTCTCGAAGGACGCGAGGGCGCCTTTCTCGCCTGCTCCTTCTGGTTGGCCGAGTGCCTCGCCCGCCAGAACCGCCTCCCCGAGGCCCACCGGGTGCTGCGCCGGGCGCTCGCGACCGGCAACGAGCTCGGCTTGTTTGCCGAGGAATACGATACCCGCACGGGGGAGATGCTCGGCAACTTTCCCCAGGGCTTCACCCATCTTTCCCTCATCTCGGCCGTGGTGGCGCTATCGGACATGCAGGGCCACCCGCCCGCGGTACGACAAAACACCGAGCAACGGCGGTATTGA
- a CDS encoding SDR family oxidoreductase: MAASEVVVITGASAGIGRATAVAFARRGAKLALLARGAERLESARREVEAAGGTALPIPTDVADPDQVERAAERAERVLGPIDVWVNSAMVTVFSPLAAMTAAEFHRVTAVTYLGCVHGTLAALRRMRDRRRGTIVQVGSALAYRAIPLQSAYCGAKFAIRGFTDALRSELIHERSPIQVTMVQLAAFNTPQFDWARTHIPRNPQPVPPIFQPEVAARAIVWAAHHRRRELWVGWPAVQAILANRLMPGLLDRYLASRAYSGQFTEEPLSTDRPDNLFQPVPGDFGSHGRFDGRARSRSWQLSFTLHRHWIAAALAGVLALGVFGAAF, translated from the coding sequence ATGGCAGCCTCGGAAGTCGTAGTGATCACCGGCGCCTCGGCCGGCATTGGCCGCGCCACGGCGGTAGCATTTGCCAGGCGCGGTGCCAAACTGGCCCTCCTGGCGCGGGGGGCGGAGCGCTTGGAAAGCGCACGGCGGGAGGTGGAAGCCGCCGGCGGCACGGCACTGCCCATCCCGACCGACGTGGCCGACCCGGACCAGGTGGAGCGCGCCGCCGAGCGGGCGGAGCGGGTGTTGGGGCCGATCGACGTGTGGGTCAACTCGGCGATGGTGACGGTGTTTTCGCCGCTGGCGGCGATGACCGCGGCAGAGTTTCACCGGGTCACCGCGGTCACCTATCTCGGCTGTGTCCACGGCACCCTGGCGGCGCTGCGGCGCATGCGGGACCGGCGCCGTGGAACCATCGTGCAGGTCGGGTCGGCCCTGGCCTACCGTGCCATCCCGCTGCAATCGGCCTACTGCGGGGCCAAGTTCGCCATTCGCGGCTTCACCGACGCCCTGCGCTCCGAGCTGATCCACGAGCGTTCCCCGATCCAGGTCACCATGGTGCAGCTGGCTGCCTTCAACACCCCGCAGTTCGACTGGGCGCGCACCCACATTCCCCGCAATCCCCAGCCGGTCCCACCTATCTTTCAGCCCGAGGTGGCGGCGCGGGCCATCGTTTGGGCCGCCCATCACCGGCGCCGGGAGCTTTGGGTGGGTTGGCCGGCGGTCCAGGCCATTCTCGCCAACCGCCTGATGCCGGGCCTGCTGGATCGCTATCTGGCGAGCCGCGCCTACAGCGGCCAGTTCACCGAGGAGCCGCTATCCACCGACCGTCCCGACAATCTTTTCCAGCCGGTCCCCGGAGATTTCGGCAGCCATGGCCGTTTCGACGGCCGGGCCCGGTCCCGGAGTTGGCAGCTGAGCTTCACGCTCCACCGCCATTGGATCGCGGCCGCCCTGGCGGGTGTGCTCGCCCTCGGCGTATTTGGCGCCGCTTTCTGA
- a CDS encoding response regulator transcription factor, giving the protein MISGARESENFDYLAIMDETQPRQGGKLDQALDGSFSLHGTVPMGNHRFRVALIDPQPLTRASIAHQLTGGTEVFRRADDFAVWPLSSTDEFLTTHLLQTYEFVLVVINLGTACASAEPTCQDIDRLMKTCPDIPVVLMSDCQNSEHILSALRNGIRGYIPTALDSSLMIQALRLVRAGGTFIPPSALAELAAAGSDASKTGDRPRDVIPFEFTPRQSQVFRLLRKGKSNKVIAYELGMQESTVKVHVRQIMRKLKATNRTHAAFLAARIPEDGLD; this is encoded by the coding sequence ATGATTTCCGGAGCAAGAGAAAGCGAAAACTTCGATTATCTCGCTATCATGGACGAAACCCAGCCTCGACAGGGCGGTAAGTTGGACCAGGCCCTGGACGGCTCATTTTCGCTCCACGGAACCGTACCGATGGGGAATCACCGCTTCCGGGTCGCCCTGATCGACCCGCAGCCCTTGACCCGAGCATCTATTGCGCACCAATTGACCGGCGGAACCGAAGTTTTTCGGCGCGCTGACGATTTCGCGGTATGGCCGCTATCCAGCACCGACGAATTCTTGACCACGCATTTGTTACAAACTTATGAATTTGTTTTGGTCGTGATCAATTTGGGCACGGCCTGCGCCAGCGCCGAACCGACCTGCCAAGATATCGACCGCCTCATGAAAACCTGCCCCGACATCCCCGTGGTGCTGATGTCCGACTGCCAAAATTCCGAACACATTCTAAGCGCCTTACGTAACGGGATCCGGGGCTATATCCCCACGGCGCTGGATTCCTCCCTGATGATTCAGGCGCTCCGCCTGGTCCGTGCCGGGGGCACCTTCATCCCGCCGAGCGCGCTAGCGGAGCTGGCGGCCGCGGGCAGCGACGCCTCGAAAACGGGTGATCGCCCCCGCGACGTGATCCCGTTCGAGTTCACGCCCCGTCAATCCCAAGTGTTCCGGCTCTTGCGGAAGGGCAAATCCAATAAGGTCATCGCCTACGAGCTCGGCATGCAGGAGAGCACCGTGAAGGTGCACGTACGCCAGATCATGCGTAAACTGAAGGCCACCAACCGCACCCACGCCGCGTTCCTGGCGGCCCGGATCCCGGAAGACGGCCTCGACTGA
- a CDS encoding SDR family NAD(P)-dependent oxidoreductase yields MKDHGHCIVTGGTTGIGLAVARRLAEAGAAVTIVGHDRERGAAAKAAIDRAVGEERAEFLLADLSDQDQVRRLAATLMERHPRIAVLINNAGGLFGHRRVSAQGLEMTFALNHLSYFLLSLLLLPALRAAAPARIVNVASGAHRGVQLDFDDLQAERNYRPITAYRRSKLANLLFTRALARRLNPAEISVNALHPGFVATDLGTRNAFLPAFLWKLATRFAISPERGADTPVYLATAPEAAGFHGEYFYRCRPSEPSPAARDDQAAARLWQESLRLTGLSEAELNL; encoded by the coding sequence ATGAAAGATCACGGGCACTGCATCGTCACCGGCGGGACCACGGGCATCGGCCTCGCAGTGGCGCGCCGCCTGGCGGAAGCCGGCGCAGCGGTCACCATCGTCGGCCACGACCGAGAGCGGGGAGCGGCGGCCAAGGCGGCGATCGACCGGGCGGTGGGCGAGGAGCGGGCGGAATTTCTGCTCGCCGATCTATCGGACCAGGATCAGGTGCGGCGCCTAGCGGCCACGTTGATGGAGCGCCATCCCCGGATCGCGGTGCTGATCAACAATGCCGGTGGACTGTTCGGGCACCGCCGAGTTTCCGCTCAAGGCCTGGAAATGACCTTCGCGCTCAACCACTTGAGCTACTTTCTCCTGAGTCTCCTGCTGTTGCCAGCGCTGCGGGCGGCCGCCCCGGCCCGTATCGTCAACGTGGCATCGGGCGCCCACCGCGGCGTGCAGCTGGATTTCGACGACCTCCAGGCAGAGCGGAACTATCGCCCCATCACCGCCTACCGACGGTCCAAGCTGGCCAACCTGCTGTTCACCCGCGCCCTGGCGCGCCGCCTTAATCCCGCCGAAATCAGCGTCAACGCCCTGCATCCGGGCTTCGTCGCCACCGACCTCGGTACCCGTAATGCCTTCCTGCCGGCGTTCCTATGGAAGCTGGCGACCCGCTTCGCCATCTCCCCGGAACGGGGCGCGGACACCCCGGTGTACTTGGCCACGGCCCCGGAGGCCGCGGGCTTCCATGGCGAATATTTCTACCGCTGCCGGCCCAGCGAGCCCTCGCCGGCGGCCCGCGACGACCAGGCGGCCGCCCGCCTGTGGCAGGAAAGCCTGCGCCTGACCGGGCTGAGCGAGGCCGAGCTCAACCTTTAA
- a CDS encoding RtcB family protein, with translation MDISRLEKISDFEWRIAPRQGMQVPGILYADEALIRGMDDKVYEQICNVAKLPGIVTASYAMPDAHWGYGFPIGGVAAFDADRGGVVSAGGVGFDISCGVRTLHTGLSAETIRGCASTLADALYQAIPAGVGSTGALRLGSAEMDAMLLGGAQWAVDRGYGEAEDLAHIEEAGRIPGAQPDCVSRQAKERQRDEVGTLGSGNHYLEVQEVAEIYYPEAAERFGLRQGAAVVTIHCGSRGLGHQIGTEFLKEMVAGAAGFGLTLPDRELACAPIHSPLGQRYLGAMRAAMNCALANRQVLTHLTRQAFAGVLPEARLTLLYDVSHNTCKVEEHTVGGQKKRLYVHRKGATRAFGPGHPELPEAFRAIGQPVLIGGSMGTSSYILVGTERGAAAAFASACHGAGRAMSRHQATRQWHGRELIDQLARQGILVRSPSLRGIAEEAPGAYKDVSAVVDAADRAGLARKVARLAPLICIKG, from the coding sequence ATGGACATTTCCAGGCTGGAAAAAATTTCCGACTTTGAATGGCGCATCGCTCCGCGACAGGGCATGCAGGTGCCCGGCATCCTTTACGCGGACGAGGCGTTAATCCGTGGCATGGACGACAAAGTCTACGAGCAAATCTGCAACGTCGCCAAGTTGCCCGGTATTGTCACCGCCAGCTATGCCATGCCCGACGCCCATTGGGGCTATGGCTTTCCCATTGGCGGGGTGGCTGCCTTCGATGCCGACCGGGGCGGCGTGGTGTCGGCCGGAGGGGTCGGCTTCGACATCTCCTGCGGGGTGCGCACCTTGCACACCGGGCTTAGCGCCGAAACCATTCGGGGATGCGCCTCGACCTTGGCCGACGCCCTGTACCAGGCCATTCCAGCTGGGGTGGGGAGCACCGGTGCCCTCCGGCTCGGCAGCGCCGAGATGGACGCCATGCTGCTGGGCGGCGCCCAGTGGGCAGTGGACCGTGGCTACGGGGAGGCGGAGGACTTGGCGCATATCGAGGAAGCGGGCCGCATCCCCGGCGCGCAGCCCGACTGTGTGTCCCGCCAGGCCAAGGAGCGCCAGCGGGACGAGGTGGGCACTCTGGGCTCCGGCAACCACTATCTCGAGGTGCAGGAGGTGGCGGAAATCTATTATCCGGAAGCCGCCGAACGCTTTGGTTTGCGGCAAGGTGCCGCGGTGGTGACGATCCATTGCGGATCCCGGGGGCTCGGGCATCAGATCGGCACCGAGTTTCTGAAGGAAATGGTGGCGGGGGCGGCCGGCTTTGGTCTTACGCTGCCCGACCGGGAATTGGCCTGTGCGCCCATTCACTCACCCCTCGGTCAGCGCTATCTGGGGGCCATGCGGGCGGCCATGAACTGTGCCCTGGCCAATCGTCAGGTGCTCACCCACCTGACCCGGCAGGCCTTTGCCGGGGTGCTGCCCGAAGCACGGCTGACCCTGCTGTACGACGTCTCCCACAATACCTGCAAAGTTGAGGAGCATACCGTTGGCGGCCAGAAGAAGCGCCTGTACGTGCACCGCAAGGGCGCGACCCGGGCCTTCGGGCCTGGCCATCCCGAGCTGCCCGAGGCGTTCCGCGCCATCGGCCAGCCGGTGCTCATCGGTGGCAGCATGGGCACGAGCTCCTACATCCTCGTCGGTACCGAGCGCGGCGCGGCGGCCGCCTTTGCCTCCGCCTGCCATGGTGCCGGTCGCGCCATGAGCCGCCATCAAGCCACCCGTCAGTGGCACGGGCGGGAGCTCATCGATCAGCTGGCAAGGCAGGGCATCCTGGTGCGCAGTCCATCCCTGCGCGGGATCGCGGAGGAGGCGCCGGGCGCTTACAAGGATGTAAGCGCGGTGGTGGATGCCGCCGACCGGGCCGGGCTGGCCAGGAAGGTGGCCCGGCTCGCGCCGCTGATCTGCATTAAAGGTTGA